One region of Streptomyces sp. NBC_00442 genomic DNA includes:
- a CDS encoding glycoside hydrolase family 10 protein has protein sequence MGLITRRGFVAGAAGAVSGLITAGGAAAADRGCAEAADPDGALHRAVRSVAAAEPSRAAGDSSRGRGGRREFRGVWLATVANRDWPSRPGRGAAAQRAELLAHLDTAVERRLNAVVFQVRPTADALWDSPYEPWSQWLTGVQGRDPGWDPLGTAVQEAHRRGLELHAWFNPYRVANHTDPTRLVATHPARVHPDWVVPYGGKLYYNPGLPEVRRFVEDAMLDAVRRYDVDGVHWDDYFYPYPVAGESFDDDEAYARYGGGFGDRAAWRRDNIDLLVRETAARIKEIRPRVRFGVSPFGVWRNAASDPLGSATKAGAQTYDDLYADTRGWVREALIDYICPQLYWNIGLAAADYAVLVPWWDEVARGTGVDLYIGEALYKAGDPAQPAAWQDPAELSRHLTLAGRYASVRGHCFFAAKEVAEDRAGAMARLVADHYAVRAGVA, from the coding sequence GTGGGACTAATCACGCGGCGGGGCTTCGTGGCGGGGGCCGCGGGAGCGGTGAGCGGGCTGATCACGGCCGGTGGCGCGGCCGCGGCCGACCGGGGGTGCGCCGAGGCCGCGGACCCGGACGGGGCGCTGCACCGGGCGGTGCGGTCGGTGGCGGCTGCCGAGCCGTCCCGGGCCGCCGGTGATTCCTCGCGCGGCAGGGGCGGCCGGCGCGAGTTCCGGGGGGTGTGGCTGGCCACCGTCGCCAACCGGGACTGGCCCTCACGCCCCGGTCGGGGCGCGGCGGCCCAGCGCGCGGAGCTCCTCGCCCACCTGGACACGGCGGTGGAGCGACGGCTGAACGCCGTGGTGTTCCAGGTCCGCCCGACCGCCGACGCGCTCTGGGACTCGCCGTACGAGCCGTGGTCCCAGTGGCTCACCGGGGTGCAGGGCCGGGACCCGGGATGGGACCCGCTGGGCACCGCGGTCCAGGAGGCGCACCGTCGCGGCCTCGAACTGCACGCCTGGTTCAACCCCTACCGGGTCGCGAACCACACCGACCCCACGCGACTCGTGGCGACCCACCCCGCCCGCGTGCACCCCGACTGGGTCGTCCCGTACGGCGGGAAGCTCTACTACAACCCGGGCCTGCCGGAGGTCCGCCGGTTCGTCGAGGACGCCATGCTGGACGCGGTCCGGCGCTACGACGTCGACGGCGTCCACTGGGACGACTACTTCTATCCCTATCCGGTGGCGGGCGAGAGCTTCGACGACGACGAGGCCTACGCCCGGTACGGCGGCGGGTTCGGTGACCGCGCGGCCTGGCGGCGCGACAACATCGACCTCCTGGTGCGCGAGACGGCCGCCCGGATCAAGGAGATCAGGCCCCGGGTCCGGTTCGGCGTCAGCCCGTTCGGGGTGTGGCGCAACGCCGCGAGCGATCCGCTGGGTTCGGCGACGAAGGCCGGCGCCCAGACCTACGACGATCTGTACGCCGACACCCGCGGGTGGGTGCGCGAGGCGTTGATCGACTACATCTGCCCGCAGCTGTACTGGAACATCGGGCTCGCCGCCGCCGACTACGCGGTCCTCGTGCCCTGGTGGGACGAGGTGGCCCGGGGCACCGGCGTCGACCTGTACATCGGCGAGGCCCTCTACAAGGCGGGCGACCCGGCGCAGCCCGCCGCCTGGCAGGACCCGGCGGAACTGTCGCGCCATCTGACCCTGGCGGGCCGCTACGCCTCCGTCCGCGGCCACTGCTTCTTCGCCGCCAAGGAGGTCGCCGAGGACCGCGCGGGGGCGATGGCCCGCCTGGTCGCCGACCATTACGCGGTCCGGGCCGGCGTGGCCTGA
- a CDS encoding DMT family transporter: MTAQNSATPPVPIAVPTAVQEDGHRRPALPRGTALATLGVLSFSLTFPSTAWGLESFGTWSMVSLRLLIAALLAGVFLWRGRVPFPDRSHWGGFAVVVGGVMIGFPVLTTLALGTATTSHAAVVVGLLPLTTAAFAALRTRRRPSRAFWAAALAGAAVVVVFTVQQSGGELSRADLYLFAALLLCAAGYTEGGRLSGLMPGWHVVGWALVLCVPLTVTGTVLGLTLEPWHLTVHGVVGLLWVASASTFLGLYLWYRGMAAIGVAKASQLQLAQPLLTLVWSVLLLGEHLSPAAPLAAAGVLVCIAVTQRARS; this comes from the coding sequence ATGACAGCACAGAATAGCGCTACTCCCCCTGTTCCGATAGCGGTTCCGACAGCAGTTCAGGAGGACGGCCACCGTCGTCCCGCCCTGCCGCGCGGGACGGCTCTCGCCACGCTCGGCGTGCTCTCGTTCTCCCTGACCTTCCCCAGCACCGCCTGGGGACTGGAGAGCTTCGGCACGTGGTCGATGGTGTCGCTGCGGCTGCTGATCGCCGCGCTGCTCGCCGGGGTCTTCCTGTGGCGGGGCCGGGTGCCGTTTCCCGACCGGTCGCACTGGGGCGGGTTCGCCGTGGTCGTGGGTGGCGTGATGATCGGTTTCCCGGTCCTGACCACGCTGGCGCTCGGGACCGCGACGACGTCGCACGCGGCCGTCGTGGTGGGTCTGCTGCCGCTCACCACGGCCGCCTTCGCGGCCCTGCGCACCCGGCGGCGCCCCTCACGCGCCTTCTGGGCGGCCGCGCTCGCCGGCGCCGCCGTGGTGGTCGTCTTCACCGTCCAGCAGAGCGGCGGGGAGCTGTCGCGTGCTGACCTCTACCTGTTCGCGGCGCTGCTCCTGTGTGCCGCCGGATACACCGAGGGCGGGCGGCTCTCGGGCCTCATGCCGGGCTGGCACGTCGTCGGTTGGGCCCTGGTCCTGTGCGTCCCGCTCACCGTGACCGGCACGGTCCTCGGCCTCACCCTGGAACCCTGGCACCTCACCGTCCACGGGGTCGTCGGGCTGCTCTGGGTGGCTTCCGCCTCCACATTCCTCGGCCTGTACCTCTGGTACCGGGGCATGGCCGCCATCGGCGTCGCCAAGGCCAGCCAGCTCCAGCTGGCGCAGCCCCTCCTGACGCTCGTCTGGTCGGTGCTGCTGCTCGGCGAGCACCTGAGCCCGGCCGCCCCGCTCGCCGCGGCGGGCGTCCTGGTGTGCATCGCGGTGACGCAGCGGGCCCGGTCCTGA
- a CDS encoding aminotransferase-like domain-containing protein, whose protein sequence is MHERSSVAELAKSLRGELNRYSVGGRLPSSRALVERYRVSPVTVSRALAQLVAEGLVVTRPGAGAYRAEPRADTGRTGDTSWQEVALSADGATEPAPRAVDAAGVLAALAVPATGVIDLSGGYLDAGLQPERAMGAALARAGRRPGVWSRPPVDGLPELRSWFAREIGAAVTAADVLITSGGQAALTTTLRALVAPGAPVLVESPTYPGTLAVARAAGLRPVPVPVDADGVRPDLLARAFQATGARVFYCQPLFQNPTGALLSPDRGREVVGIAHSFGAFVVEDDFARRLGHEDAGALPAPLAADDPNGVVVHVSSLTKATSPSLRIGALAARGPVRERLRAIQAVDSFFVPRPLQETAIELVGSPAWDRHLHAVSAELTARREALAGGVLHRLPELALPHIPSGGYHLWLRLPEDLPEPAVVAAALRAGVAVSAGRPHFGAEPPAGHLRLSFAGVTGRAQIAEAVRRLRTALDDVRS, encoded by the coding sequence ATGCATGAGCGTAGCAGCGTGGCTGAACTGGCAAAATCCCTCCGGGGCGAACTCAATCGCTACTCCGTGGGCGGAAGGCTGCCGTCCAGTCGAGCCCTCGTCGAGCGCTACCGGGTCTCCCCGGTGACGGTCTCAAGGGCCCTCGCCCAGCTCGTCGCGGAGGGGCTCGTCGTCACCCGCCCCGGCGCGGGCGCCTACCGCGCCGAGCCGCGCGCCGACACCGGCCGCACCGGCGACACCTCCTGGCAGGAGGTCGCGCTCAGCGCCGACGGCGCCACCGAGCCGGCCCCGCGCGCGGTCGACGCCGCCGGAGTCCTGGCCGCCCTCGCGGTTCCGGCGACCGGCGTCATCGACCTCAGCGGCGGCTACCTCGACGCGGGGCTCCAGCCCGAGCGGGCCATGGGCGCGGCGCTCGCACGGGCCGGCCGCCGCCCCGGGGTGTGGAGCCGCCCGCCCGTCGACGGGCTGCCCGAACTGCGCTCCTGGTTCGCCCGGGAGATCGGCGCCGCCGTCACCGCGGCCGACGTACTGATCACCTCGGGCGGCCAGGCAGCCCTGACCACCACTTTGCGCGCGCTCGTCGCGCCCGGCGCCCCCGTCCTCGTCGAATCGCCCACCTACCCCGGCACCCTGGCGGTGGCCCGCGCCGCCGGGCTGCGTCCCGTCCCGGTCCCGGTCGATGCCGACGGCGTGCGACCCGATCTCCTCGCCCGCGCCTTCCAGGCCACCGGCGCCCGCGTCTTCTACTGCCAGCCCCTCTTCCAGAACCCGACCGGCGCCCTCCTGTCCCCGGACCGCGGCCGCGAAGTGGTGGGCATCGCCCACTCCTTCGGTGCGTTCGTCGTGGAGGACGACTTCGCCCGCCGGCTCGGTCACGAGGACGCCGGAGCGCTGCCCGCGCCGCTCGCCGCCGACGACCCTAACGGTGTCGTCGTCCATGTCTCCTCCCTCACCAAGGCGACTTCGCCGAGCCTGCGGATCGGGGCGCTCGCCGCCCGCGGACCGGTACGGGAGCGCCTGCGCGCCATCCAGGCCGTCGACTCCTTCTTCGTGCCGCGCCCCTTGCAGGAGACCGCCATCGAACTCGTCGGCTCCCCGGCCTGGGACCGTCATCTGCACGCCGTCTCCGCCGAGTTGACGGCCCGTCGCGAAGCCCTGGCAGGCGGCGTACTGCACCGCCTGCCCGAACTGGCCCTGCCCCACATCCCCTCCGGCGGCTATCACCTCTGGCTCCGGCTGCCCGAGGACCTGCCCGAGCCCGCCGTCGTCGCCGCCGCGCTGCGTGCCGGCGTCGCCGTCTCCGCGGGCCGCCCCCACTTCGGTGCCGAACCCCCGGCCGGCCATCTCCGCCTCAGCTTCGCGGGCGTGACGGGGCGCGCGCAGATCGCCGAAGCGGTGCGCAGGCTGCGCACCGCCCTGGACGACGTGCGGAGTTGA
- a CDS encoding GNAT family N-acetyltransferase: protein MSEVIFREYAISADPARLDPARIHHWLSTDAYWALGRTREKQDAAIAGSLNFGAYEASSGEQVAYARVVTDHATFAWLCDVYVDPAVRGKGLGTAMVAAVRDHLAPVGLRRIMLATADAHGVYEKLGFRALENPDRWMALGLQ from the coding sequence ATGAGCGAAGTGATCTTCCGCGAGTACGCGATCTCGGCCGACCCCGCCCGGCTCGACCCGGCACGGATCCACCACTGGCTGTCCACCGACGCGTACTGGGCTCTCGGCCGGACCCGCGAGAAGCAGGACGCCGCCATCGCGGGGTCCCTCAACTTCGGTGCCTACGAGGCGAGTTCGGGCGAACAGGTCGCCTATGCGCGGGTCGTCACCGATCACGCCACGTTCGCGTGGCTGTGTGATGTGTACGTCGATCCCGCGGTACGGGGCAAGGGCCTCGGCACGGCCATGGTGGCCGCGGTGCGTGATCACCTCGCCCCGGTCGGCCTGCGCAGGATCATGCTGGCCACGGCCGATGCCCACGGGGTCTACGAGAAGCTGGGCTTCCGCGCCCTGGAGAACCCGGACCGGTGGATGGCGCTCGGCCTTCAGTAG
- a CDS encoding RrF2 family transcriptional regulator — translation MKLSGGVEWALHCCVVLTAAGDPVPAARLAELHDVSPSYMAKHLQALSRAGLVHSIQGKTGGYVLAKAAGAITLLDVVQAVDGAAPAFVCTEIRQRGPFATPPEKCAQQCPIARAMGAADAAWRASLAAVTIADLVGSVESDSGPDALPGIGAWLTEPPGPH, via the coding sequence ATGAAACTGTCCGGCGGCGTCGAGTGGGCGCTGCACTGCTGTGTGGTGCTGACGGCGGCCGGGGACCCTGTGCCGGCCGCCCGTCTCGCCGAGCTGCACGATGTGTCGCCCAGCTATATGGCCAAGCACTTGCAGGCGCTTTCACGGGCCGGCCTTGTGCACTCCATCCAGGGCAAGACCGGCGGTTATGTGCTCGCCAAGGCGGCCGGCGCCATCACGCTGCTCGATGTGGTGCAGGCCGTCGACGGGGCGGCCCCGGCGTTCGTGTGCACCGAGATCCGTCAGCGGGGGCCGTTCGCGACACCCCCGGAGAAGTGTGCGCAGCAGTGCCCCATCGCCCGAGCGATGGGCGCCGCGGACGCCGCGTGGCGGGCGTCACTGGCCGCGGTCACGATCGCCGACCTCGTCGGCTCGGTGGAGAGCGACAGCGGGCCGGACGCGCTGCCGGGCATCGGCGCCTGGCTCACCGAACCACCGGGCCCGCACTGA
- a CDS encoding SDR family oxidoreductase — MKITVIGTGLIGSQLATRLAGLGHDVTSASLSSGVDLLTGEGLDAALAGAHAVVNVTNSPTFDEKSLDFFRTTVGNLLDAGERSGVRHQVALSIVGADRVPELDYYRAKVLQEDLLRGGPTPYSIVRATQFFEFMEPTMSWTSDDAAVRLPATAIQPTASADVVNALAEVAAGHPLDGILNVAGPDTFTLDALGRLTLAARGDERPVITDDRAGLFAAVHDDALTAGPDAHLAPTRYEDWLTGTLNA, encoded by the coding sequence ATGAAGATCACCGTCATCGGCACCGGGCTCATCGGCTCCCAGCTGGCCACCCGGCTCGCAGGTCTGGGGCACGACGTGACCAGCGCGTCCCTGTCGTCCGGCGTCGACCTGCTCACCGGCGAGGGCCTCGACGCGGCGCTCGCGGGGGCACACGCCGTGGTCAACGTGACGAACTCGCCGACGTTCGACGAGAAGTCCCTCGACTTCTTCCGCACCACCGTGGGAAATCTGCTCGACGCGGGCGAGCGGTCCGGCGTCCGCCACCAGGTGGCCCTGTCGATCGTCGGCGCCGACCGGGTTCCCGAGCTGGACTACTACCGGGCCAAGGTGCTCCAGGAGGACCTGCTGCGCGGCGGTCCCACGCCGTACTCGATCGTCCGCGCGACGCAGTTCTTCGAATTCATGGAGCCCACGATGAGCTGGACGTCGGACGACGCCGCGGTGCGGCTGCCGGCCACCGCCATCCAGCCCACCGCCAGCGCCGACGTCGTGAACGCCCTCGCCGAAGTGGCCGCGGGGCACCCGCTCGACGGGATCCTGAACGTCGCGGGGCCCGACACGTTCACGCTCGACGCGCTCGGCCGGCTCACCCTGGCCGCCCGCGGAGACGAGCGTCCCGTGATCACCGATGACCGGGCCGGCCTCTTCGCCGCGGTCCACGACGACGCCCTGACCGCGGGGCCGGACGCGCACCTGGCGCCCACGCGGTACGAGGACTGGCTGACCGGCACCCTCAACGCCTGA
- a CDS encoding VOC family protein gives MSHTWPSHLDVGAVRFARPTARYDDVLVFYRDVLGLPVLAQWRGHQGYDGVVLGLPGTPVHMELLQHGDSPRIPEPNPENQLVLYLRGPEAVARATRRLAEHGHRPVPAANPYWPERGAVSFEDPDGWLVVLAPWVFGEQPTPAPA, from the coding sequence ATGTCTCACACCTGGCCCAGCCATCTCGATGTAGGAGCGGTCCGGTTCGCCCGGCCGACCGCGAGGTACGACGACGTCCTGGTCTTCTACCGCGATGTCCTCGGCCTGCCGGTGCTCGCCCAGTGGCGCGGCCATCAGGGGTACGACGGTGTCGTGCTCGGCCTGCCGGGCACCCCGGTGCACATGGAGCTCCTGCAGCACGGCGACTCGCCCCGCATCCCTGAGCCGAACCCCGAGAACCAGCTGGTGCTCTACCTCCGCGGCCCCGAGGCCGTCGCCCGCGCAACCCGGCGGCTGGCCGAGCACGGGCATCGCCCGGTGCCCGCCGCGAACCCCTACTGGCCTGAGCGGGGCGCGGTGAGCTTCGAGGATCCCGACGGCTGGCTCGTCGTCCTCGCGCCCTGGGTCTTCGGCGAACAGCCCACCCCGGCACCGGCCTGA
- the argC gene encoding N-acetyl-gamma-glutamyl-phosphate reductase, whose amino-acid sequence MAAVRAAVAGASGYAGGELLRLLLGHPGVEIGALTANSNAGQPLGSLQPHLVPLAGRILEPTTAEVLAGHDVVFLALPHGQSAAVAERLGDDVLVVDMGADFRLRDAGDWEKFYGSAHAGSWPYGLPELPGGRAALESTRRIAVPGCYPTAVSLALFPAYQGGLVENEAVVVAATGTSGAGKALKPHLLGSEVMGSMSPYGVGGGHRHTPEMMQNLGAVAGEDVTVSFTPTLAPMSRGILATCSAKAKPGVDAASVRAAYEKAFADEPFVHLLPEGQWPATASVYGSNSVHVQVAHDESAHRVIAISAIDNLTKGTAGGAVQSMNIALGLDESTGLSTMGVAP is encoded by the coding sequence ATGGCGGCGGTACGTGCGGCAGTGGCAGGGGCCAGTGGATATGCGGGTGGGGAGCTGCTGCGTTTGCTGCTCGGGCATCCCGGGGTCGAGATCGGGGCGCTGACCGCGAACTCCAACGCGGGGCAGCCGCTCGGATCGCTTCAGCCGCATCTCGTTCCGCTCGCCGGGCGCATCCTGGAGCCGACCACCGCCGAAGTGCTCGCCGGGCACGACGTCGTGTTTCTCGCGCTGCCGCACGGCCAGTCCGCCGCGGTCGCGGAGCGACTCGGCGACGATGTCCTCGTCGTCGACATGGGGGCCGACTTCCGGCTCCGCGACGCGGGTGACTGGGAGAAGTTCTACGGCTCGGCGCACGCCGGCTCCTGGCCCTACGGGCTGCCCGAACTGCCGGGCGGACGGGCCGCGTTGGAGAGCACGCGCCGGATCGCCGTGCCGGGCTGCTACCCGACGGCCGTCTCCCTCGCGCTCTTCCCCGCCTACCAGGGCGGACTCGTGGAGAACGAGGCCGTCGTCGTCGCCGCCACCGGCACCTCCGGCGCCGGCAAGGCGCTCAAGCCGCACCTGCTCGGCAGCGAGGTCATGGGCTCGATGTCCCCGTACGGGGTCGGCGGGGGCCACCGGCACACCCCGGAGATGATGCAGAACCTCGGCGCCGTCGCGGGCGAGGACGTCACCGTGTCCTTCACGCCCACCCTCGCGCCGATGTCCCGCGGCATCCTCGCCACCTGTTCCGCGAAGGCGAAGCCCGGCGTCGACGCCGCGAGCGTACGGGCCGCCTACGAGAAGGCCTTCGCGGACGAGCCCTTCGTCCACCTGCTCCCCGAGGGGCAGTGGCCCGCCACCGCTTCCGTGTACGGATCCAACTCCGTTCACGTACAGGTCGCTCACGACGAGAGCGCCCACCGCGTCATCGCGATCAGCGCCATCGACAACCTCACCAAGGGCACCGCCGGCGGCGCGGTGCAGAGCATGAACATCGCCCTCGGACTCGACGAGTCGACGGGCCTTTCCACGATGGGAGTCGCGCCGTGA
- the argJ gene encoding bifunctional glutamate N-acetyltransferase/amino-acid acetyltransferase ArgJ translates to MSVTAAQGFWASGIAAGIKQNGNPDLAVVVNAGPRTAAAGVFTSNRVKAAPVLWSEQVLKGGEVSAVVLNSGGANACTGPKGFQDTHATAEKAAASLNTAGFDDAGGHGAGTVAVASTGLIGTLLPMDKLLPGIDTAVAQLTEHGGEKAAIAIKTTDTVHKTSVVTRDGWTVGGMAKGAGMLAPGLATMLVVLTTDADLDAATLDKALRDATRRTFDRIDSDGCMSTNDTVLLLASGASQLVPEYDEFAEAVRGVCDDLARQLIGDAEGASKDIRIEVINAASEDDALEVGRSIARNNLLKCAVHGEDPNWGRVLSAIGTTKAAFEPDRLSVAINGVWVCKNGSVGEDRDLVDMRFREVEITADLAAGTSEPVVIWANDLTADYVHENSAYSS, encoded by the coding sequence GTGAGTGTGACCGCAGCGCAGGGGTTCTGGGCGTCGGGCATCGCCGCCGGGATCAAGCAGAACGGCAACCCGGACCTGGCCGTCGTGGTCAACGCCGGGCCCCGCACCGCAGCCGCGGGCGTCTTCACCTCCAACCGCGTCAAGGCCGCCCCGGTCCTGTGGTCCGAGCAGGTCCTCAAGGGCGGCGAGGTGAGCGCCGTCGTCCTCAACTCCGGCGGCGCCAACGCCTGTACGGGACCCAAGGGGTTCCAGGACACCCACGCCACGGCCGAGAAGGCGGCGGCCTCCCTCAACACCGCCGGGTTCGACGACGCCGGCGGCCACGGCGCGGGCACGGTCGCCGTCGCCTCCACCGGGCTCATCGGCACCCTGCTGCCGATGGACAAGCTGCTTCCGGGCATCGACACGGCGGTGGCCCAGCTCACCGAGCACGGGGGTGAGAAGGCCGCCATCGCCATCAAGACCACCGACACCGTGCACAAGACCAGCGTGGTCACCCGGGACGGCTGGACCGTGGGGGGCATGGCCAAGGGTGCCGGCATGCTCGCCCCCGGGCTCGCCACCATGCTCGTCGTGCTCACCACCGACGCCGACCTGGACGCGGCCACCCTCGACAAGGCACTGCGCGACGCGACGCGCCGGACCTTCGACCGCATCGACTCCGACGGCTGCATGTCCACCAACGACACCGTGCTGCTCCTCGCCTCCGGCGCCTCCCAACTCGTACCGGAATACGATGAGTTCGCCGAAGCCGTACGGGGCGTCTGCGACGACCTGGCGCGCCAGCTGATCGGCGACGCCGAGGGAGCCTCCAAGGACATCCGCATCGAGGTGATCAACGCCGCGAGCGAGGACGACGCCCTGGAGGTCGGGCGGTCCATCGCCCGCAACAACCTCCTCAAGTGCGCCGTTCACGGCGAGGACCCCAACTGGGGCCGGGTGCTCTCCGCTATCGGCACCACGAAGGCCGCCTTCGAGCCGGACCGGCTGAGCGTCGCCATCAACGGCGTGTGGGTCTGCAAGAACGGCTCCGTCGGCGAGGACCGCGACCTCGTCGACATGCGCTTCCGCGAGGTCGAGATCACCGCCGACCTCGCCGCCGGCACCAGCGAGCCCGTCGTCATCTGGGCGAACGACCTCACCGCCGACTACGTCCACGAGAACAGCGCGTACAGCTCATGA
- the argB gene encoding acetylglutamate kinase, giving the protein MSTRKHTALPKAQILIEALPWLIRHHGKTVVIKFGGNAMIDEDLKAAFAQDVVFLRQSGLKPVVVHGGGPQISAQLDRHGLVSEFKAGLRVTTPEAMDVVRMVLAGQVQRELVGLLNQHGPLAVGMTGEDAHTITATQHRPEIDGELVDIGRVGQITAIDPGAIKALLDDGRIPVISSIARSQDDGHVYNVNADTAAAALAAALGAETLMVLTDVEGLYEDWPNSDDVISKLTAAQLEKLLPELSSGMVPKMEGCLFAVRNGVNTARVIDGRVQHSILLEIFTDEGIGTMVVPDGRDAQGGAR; this is encoded by the coding sequence ATGAGCACTCGTAAGCACACCGCACTGCCCAAGGCGCAGATCCTCATCGAGGCGCTGCCCTGGCTGATCCGGCATCACGGCAAGACCGTCGTCATCAAGTTCGGCGGCAACGCCATGATCGACGAGGATCTGAAGGCCGCCTTCGCCCAGGACGTGGTGTTCCTGCGCCAGTCCGGCCTCAAGCCCGTCGTGGTGCACGGCGGCGGACCGCAGATCAGCGCCCAGCTCGACAGGCACGGCCTGGTCAGCGAGTTCAAGGCGGGCCTTCGGGTCACCACGCCCGAGGCCATGGACGTGGTCCGCATGGTGCTCGCCGGACAGGTGCAGCGCGAACTCGTCGGCCTGCTCAACCAGCACGGGCCGCTCGCCGTCGGCATGACCGGCGAGGACGCCCACACCATCACCGCCACCCAGCACCGCCCCGAGATCGACGGCGAGCTCGTCGACATCGGGCGGGTCGGCCAGATCACCGCGATCGACCCGGGCGCGATCAAAGCGCTCCTGGACGACGGCCGGATCCCGGTCATCTCCTCGATCGCCCGCTCCCAGGACGACGGACATGTCTACAACGTCAATGCTGATACGGCGGCTGCGGCACTTGCGGCTGCGCTGGGCGCCGAGACCCTGATGGTCCTCACCGACGTCGAGGGTCTCTACGAGGACTGGCCCAACAGTGACGACGTCATCAGCAAACTGACCGCCGCTCAGCTGGAGAAGCTGCTGCCCGAGCTCTCCAGCGGCATGGTGCCCAAGATGGAGGGCTGCCTGTTCGCCGTGCGCAACGGGGTCAACACCGCGCGCGTGATCGACGGACGGGTCCAGCACTCCATCCTGCTGGAGATTTTCACCGACGAAGGCATCGGCACGATGGTCGTGCCGGACGGACGAGACGCCCAAGGGGGAGCGCGGTGA
- a CDS encoding acetylornithine transaminase, giving the protein MTNHELAQRWQQAMTDNYGTPKLALVRGAGASVWDADGVQYADFVGGIAVNALGHAHPAVVQAVTQQIASLGHVSNLFVAEPPVALAERLLQLFGRPGRVYFSNSGAEANEAAFKIGRLTGRTHMVATHGGFHGRTMGALALTGQEGKRTPFLPLPGDVTHVPFGDVEALRAAVTEETAFVIIEPIQGELGVVVPPAGYLGAAREITRATGTLLVLDEVQTGIGRTGSWFEYQRHEGVDPDIVTLAKGLGGGLPIGATVAFGATAELLKPGMHGTTFGGNPVACAAGLAVLDTLAADGALDQVKRTGEKLRDGIEALGHPLVSHVRGAGLLLGIVLNEPLAPRVQQAAQDAGFLVNAPAPDVVRLMPPLIIGDAEADAFVRALPGILEAAGGDGRSGE; this is encoded by the coding sequence GTGACCAACCACGAACTCGCACAGCGCTGGCAGCAGGCCATGACGGACAACTACGGCACGCCCAAGCTCGCGCTCGTGCGCGGCGCGGGCGCCAGCGTCTGGGACGCGGACGGCGTCCAGTACGCCGACTTCGTGGGCGGCATCGCGGTCAACGCGCTCGGCCACGCCCACCCGGCCGTCGTGCAGGCAGTGACCCAGCAGATCGCCTCGCTCGGCCACGTCTCGAACCTGTTCGTCGCGGAGCCGCCGGTGGCGCTCGCCGAACGGCTGCTCCAGCTCTTCGGGCGGCCCGGCCGGGTGTACTTCAGCAATTCCGGCGCCGAGGCCAACGAGGCCGCCTTCAAGATCGGCCGGCTGACCGGGCGCACCCACATGGTCGCCACCCACGGCGGCTTCCACGGCCGGACGATGGGCGCCCTCGCGCTCACCGGCCAGGAAGGCAAGCGGACGCCGTTCCTGCCGCTGCCCGGCGACGTCACCCACGTGCCGTTCGGGGACGTCGAGGCGCTGCGGGCGGCGGTCACCGAGGAGACCGCCTTCGTCATCATCGAGCCGATCCAGGGCGAGCTCGGCGTCGTGGTCCCCCCGGCCGGCTACCTCGGGGCCGCCCGGGAGATCACCCGTGCCACCGGAACGCTGCTCGTCCTCGACGAGGTCCAGACCGGCATCGGACGGACCGGCAGCTGGTTCGAGTACCAGCGGCACGAGGGCGTCGATCCGGACATCGTCACCCTCGCCAAGGGGCTCGGCGGGGGACTGCCGATCGGTGCGACCGTCGCGTTCGGCGCCACGGCCGAACTCCTCAAGCCCGGCATGCACGGCACCACCTTCGGCGGAAACCCGGTCGCCTGCGCCGCGGGACTCGCCGTGCTCGACACGCTCGCCGCCGACGGCGCGCTCGACCAGGTCAAGCGCACCGGCGAGAAACTGCGGGACGGGATCGAGGCGCTGGGCCACCCGCTGGTCTCCCACGTCCGTGGTGCGGGGCTGCTGCTGGGTATCGTGCTCAACGAGCCCCTCGCACCCCGGGTGCAGCAGGCGGCTCAGGATGCCGGCTTCCTGGTCAACGCGCCCGCGCCCGATGTCGTACGGCTCATGCCGCCGCTCATCATCGGGGACGCGGAGGCGGATGCGTTCGTCCGGGCGCTGCCCGGCATCCTTGAAGCAGCAGGCGGGGACGGAAGATCCGGAGAATGA